The following nucleotide sequence is from Nocardioides eburneiflavus.
TCGTAGTGGTCGGTGTGCGACCAGCCGGCGTCGCTGTAGTGGCCGGCGAGGAAGGTCGCGAGCTCCTGCCCGACGATGTGGTCGGCCTCCACCTCCGTGGTGCTGCCCGGAGCCGCCTGCTGGATCCGCTCGCGGATCGTGGCGAACTCGCGGTCGGCGAGCTCGATCAGGCCCGCGGCGAGGGTGAAGCGGCGGTCGAGGTCGGCCGCGGCGTCCTCGGGGACGTTGCCCTTGTAGCGGATGTCGTGCTCGAACTCGGCCCACGCGTGCTGGAGGACCGTCCGGACCTGGATGCTCGCCCGCTCGCCGGCCAGCTCGGGGTGCCCGTCAGCGTCGCCGCCGTCGTCGCTGCGGACCAGCAGGTGTCGGCTGGCGTAGCCGAAGCGCCCCGACCGTGCGGTCTCCTCGCCGAGGTCGCGGTCGTCGAGGATGGTGAGCTGGTCGTCGAGGAGCTCGGCCACGGCGGCGACGTCGCTGTGGACGTAGGTGATCACGCGGACACCGATCTGGTCGGTGATCTGCTCGAGCGGGTCGGGGTAGAGGAGCCTGTCGCCGTCGGTGCGGTTGGCCTTGGCGGAGAAGGAGGCCACGCTCTTCGTGCGCCCGGTGACGCTGAGGTAGTCGATGCCCGCGTCGTCGAGCAGCGTGCGGACCAGGGTGACCCAGCCCGCAGTCGCCTCGACGAGCCGCGGCTGCCGGGCGGCATAGGCGCGTACGGCCTCGCGCACCGGCTCTGCGTGGGTCTCGACACTCATGGCGCCACCCTGC
It contains:
- a CDS encoding GTP pyrophosphokinase; protein product: MSVETHAEPVREAVRAYAARQPRLVEATAGWVTLVRTLLDDAGIDYLSVTGRTKSVASFSAKANRTDGDRLLYPDPLEQITDQIGVRVITYVHSDVAAVAELLDDQLTILDDRDLGEETARSGRFGYASRHLLVRSDDGGDADGHPELAGERASIQVRTVLQHAWAEFEHDIRYKGNVPEDAAADLDRRFTLAAGLIELADREFATIRERIQQAAPGSTTEVEADHIVGQELATFLAGHYSDAGWSHTDHYDWIAGLLTQLGIDSVDDLADLLTSVDADAVIRRMGYRYPAGAVRRLDDALLAIFGEQYVTLEGNSHRVPLLRARLEKLSTPET